The Anaeromyxobacter sp. sequence CAGCGGGACCACCGACAGCATCTTGGCCGAGGTGCCGATCTCCAGGATGGGGAAGAGGTCGGTCAGGTAGTCGCGCAGCACGTTGCCGGTCACCGAGATGGTGTCCTGCCCCTTGCGGATGCGCTCCAGCGAGTACTTCATGGCCTCGACCGGGGCCATGATCTGGACGGTGAGGCCGCTGGTGTCGTGGTCCTTGAGGTACCGCTCCACCTTGAGGATGACCTGGCGGTCGTGGGCGCGGTTGCGGTCCAGCCAGAAGACCGCCGGGGCGCCGGTGGCGCGGGCCCGGGTGACGGCCAGCTTGACCCAGTCCTTGATCGGGATGTCCTTCACCTGGCACATGCGGAAGATGTCGCCGGTCTCCACCTTCTGCTCCAGCAGGGTGGCGCCGCTGCCCTCGTCGACCACCCGGACGGTGCCGGCGGCGGGGGCGAAGAAGGTCTTGTCGTGCGACCCGTACTCCTCCGCCTGCTGGGCCATCAGGCCCACGTTGGGCACGCCGCCCATGGTGGCCGGGTTGAACGCGCCGTTCCTGCGGCAGTCGTCCATGATCTCCCGGTACATGGTGGCGTAGCAGCGATCCGGGATCATCGCCTTGGTGGGGGCCAGCTTGCCGTCCGGGCCCCACATCGAGCCGGAGTCGCGCACCACCACCGGCATCGAGGCGTCGACGATGACGTCGTTGGGCACGTGCAGGTTGGTGATGCCCTTGTCCGAGTCCACCATGGCCAGCGTCGGGCGGGTCGGGTAGACGGCCTTGATGTCCGCCTCGATCTCCGCCTGCGTGTCGGCCGGCAGGGTCTTGATCTTCTTGAGGAGGTCCCCCAGGCCCAGGTTCGGGTTCACGCCGGCCTGCGCCAGGGCCGCGGCGTGCTTCTCGAAGACCGGCGCGTAGAAGACGGTGACGGCGTGGCCGAACATGACCGGGTCGGAGACCTTCATCATGGTGGCCTTGAGGTGCAGCGACAGCAGCAGGCCGTCCTTCTTGGCGTCCTCGATCTGGTCCGCGTAGAACTTCCGCAGGGCCTTCACGCTCATCCTGGTGGTGTCGATGATCTCGCCGGCCAGCAGCGCGGCCTTCTTCTTCAGCACCGTCACGGCGCCGGCGGCGTCGACGAACTCGATGCGGTAGTCGGTGGCCTTCTCCAGCGTCAGGGCGTTCTCGTTGCCGTAGAAGTCGCCCTCGGTCATGTGGGCCACGTGGGCCTTGGAGTCCGGCTTCCAGGCGCCGAGCCGGTGCGGGTGCTTCTTGGAGAAGTTCTTCACCGCCGGGGGGGAGCGGCGGTCCGAGTTGCCCTCGCGCAGCACCGGGTTGACCGAGCTGCCCAGGCACCTGGCGTAGCGGGCCTGGATGGCCTTCTCGGCGTCGTCCTTGGGGACCTCGGGGTAGTTCGGCACGGCGTAGCCGTGGGCCTGCAGCTCGGCGATGGCCTCCTTGAGCTGCGGGACCGAGGCCGAGACGTTGGGCAGCTTGATGATGTTGGCCTCGGGCGTCTTGGCCAGGTCGCCGAGCTGCTGCAGGAAGTCCGGCAGGCGCTGCTCCGGCTTCAGGAAGTCGCCGAAGTTGGCGATGATGCGGCCGGCCACGGAGATGTCGCGGGTCTCGACCGCCACGCCGGTGCCCTTGGTGAAGGCCTGGACGATGGGGAGGAGCGAGTAGGTCGCCAGCGCCGGCGCCTCGTCAATCTGCGTCCAGATGATCGTCGACGTCTTGGTCGTCATGCCGTCTCCTTGGAGGGGGGGCTTCGGTCAGATGGTGGGGAGTGGTGTAGACACCAAATCCGGGGCTCCACTGTCAAGCTTGAAACCCCTGGTAATCTGGACTCATCCAGCCTGTGAACGGTCGGCGGACCCGCTCGCAGCAGCCTGGAGCCGCGCCGGGTGAGAAGGCTTCGCTGACGACCCCAGAAGCCCGAGGAATCGGAGGGGTGGTCGGCCCGGACGGGGTGGAGACGGCCGGGCCGCGGAGGCGCGACGGACCGGTGCGGCACGTGGTCGCGGTCGCTCGGGCCTCCTACCCGGAGGAGGCCGGCGGCCCGTCCGGGGGCGGCGGGGCGGGCGGCCGCTCGTCGTCGTCGTCGTCGAGCATCCGGTACTTGGGGCCCTCGGGGTCCTCGTACTGGCCGCTCTTCACGCTCCAGACGAAGCCCCACCAGGCCAGCGCGCCCAGGGCCAGCGACAGGATGATCAGGCCGAGGAGGTTCACGGGAGCACCTCGGAGCCGCCGGCCGCCGGCCGGGCCAGGGCGGCGTCGGCCCGGGTGAAGGTGGAGCGGAGGCGCAGCGAGTTGCCCACCACGAACGCCGACGAGGCCGCCATGGCCGCGGCGCCGACGATGGGGTGGAGCACGCCGGCCACCGCCAGCGGGATGGCCACCACGTTGTAGAAGAAGGCCCAGAAGACGTTCTGCCGGATGATGGCGGTGGCCCGCCGCCCCAGCAGGAGCAGGTCGGGCAGCAGCGACAGGTCGTCGCGCACCAGCACGGCGTCGGCGCTCTCCATGGTCACGTCGGTGCCGCGCCCCATGGCCACGCCCACGTCGGCCTGGGTCAGCGCCGGGGCGTCGTTGAGCCCGTCCCCGACGAAGGCCACCCGCCGGCCCGCCGCCTGGCGCGCCGCCACCAGCGACCGCTTCTCCTGCGGGCTGGCCTCGGCCACCGCCGCCACGCCGAGCAGCGCCGCGATGGCGCCGGTGGTGGCGCGCGCGTCGCCGCTCACGATGGAGACCGTGAGCCCCATCCCCCGCAGCCGCGCCAGCGCCGCCGGCGCCTCGGGGCGCACCGGATCGGCCACCACGAAGACCGCCTCGACCGCCCCGTCCCACACCAGCCAGGCGGTGGTGTCGCCGGCCCCCTCGAAGGGCAGGGCCCGCCCGTCGGCCTCCGGTGGCACCGGCACGCCGCGGTCCTCGAGGAAGGCGCGGTTGCCGATCAGCACCCGCCGGCCGTCCACCGCGGCCTCCACGCCGCGCCCGGGCACGGCCGCGAAGCCCGTCACCTCCGGCTCCGGCGCGGCGGGCAGGGCGCGGGCCGCCTCCACGATGGCCCGGCCGACGTGGTGCTCGGAGCGGCGCTCCACCGCCGCGGCCAGCGCCACCAGGCCGGCGGCCCGGCCGGCGAACGGCGCGACGGCCGTGGTCGGGTCGGACCCACCCGCCAGGACCAGCACCGCCCGCAGCGCCGGCCGCCCGCGGGTCACGGTGCCGGTCTTGTCGAGCAGCACCTCGCGCACGCCGCCGGCCACCTCGAGCGCGTCCCCGCCCTTCACCAGCAGGCCGCGCGCCGACGCCAGCCCGGTGGCCAGCAGCACCGCCACCGGGGTGGCCAGCCC is a genomic window containing:
- a CDS encoding NADP-dependent isocitrate dehydrogenase, producing the protein MTTKTSTIIWTQIDEAPALATYSLLPIVQAFTKGTGVAVETRDISVAGRIIANFGDFLKPEQRLPDFLQQLGDLAKTPEANIIKLPNVSASVPQLKEAIAELQAHGYAVPNYPEVPKDDAEKAIQARYARCLGSSVNPVLREGNSDRRSPPAVKNFSKKHPHRLGAWKPDSKAHVAHMTEGDFYGNENALTLEKATDYRIEFVDAAGAVTVLKKKAALLAGEIIDTTRMSVKALRKFYADQIEDAKKDGLLLSLHLKATMMKVSDPVMFGHAVTVFYAPVFEKHAAALAQAGVNPNLGLGDLLKKIKTLPADTQAEIEADIKAVYPTRPTLAMVDSDKGITNLHVPNDVIVDASMPVVVRDSGSMWGPDGKLAPTKAMIPDRCYATMYREIMDDCRRNGAFNPATMGGVPNVGLMAQQAEEYGSHDKTFFAPAAGTVRVVDEGSGATLLEQKVETGDIFRMCQVKDIPIKDWVKLAVTRARATGAPAVFWLDRNRAHDRQVILKVERYLKDHDTSGLTVQIMAPVEAMKYSLERIRKGQDTISVTGNVLRDYLTDLFPILEIGTSAKMLSVVPLLAGGGLFETGAGGSAPKHVQQFQKEGYLRWDSLGEFSALGASLEHIAATSKNAKAAVLCETLDAAIGKFLDNNKSPARKVGEIDNRGSHFYLAMYWAEALAAQSKDAELKARFTKVAADLLKSEAAINAELIGAQGKPVDLGGYYQPDPVKTGKAMRPSPTLNAIIDGIA
- the ccoS gene encoding cbb3-type cytochrome oxidase assembly protein CcoS, with product MNLLGLIILSLALGALAWWGFVWSVKSGQYEDPEGPKYRMLDDDDDERPPAPPPPDGPPASSG